Proteins co-encoded in one Astyanax mexicanus isolate ESR-SI-001 chromosome 1, AstMex3_surface, whole genome shotgun sequence genomic window:
- the si:dkey-85n7.8 gene encoding COX8 domain-containing protein → MLVGVSGAMQLRSMSWARVIQQKRRSSIYSKPPKDKIGPGQSFFIMSVFAFALLAPAGWILHHLPEYRQKRQAPPS, encoded by the exons ATGCTGGTGGGTGTAAGTGGGGCCATGCAGCTTAGGAGCATGTCCTGGGCCAGGGTCATCCAGCAGAAACGCAGGTCCAGTATTTACAGCAAGCCACCCAAGGACAAGATTGGACCTGGG CAAAGTTTCTTCATCATGTCTGTGTTTGCTTTTGCCCTCCTGGCTCCAGCTGGGTGGATTCTGCATCACCTCCCAGAGTACCGGCAGAAGCGTCAGGCCCCACCATCCTGA